Below is a genomic region from Gemmatimonadota bacterium.
CAAGCCTCTCACCTCTATATAGACGCTGAAGAAGGTGCGTATTGGTCGAAGCGAGTTGATCGTGCCATTCGGGAGGTAGAAAATTCATAAAATAAAACCTGATCTCGTATGCTCAAGTCTATCTCATAGGACAGAACCCGTATATCTCCTCACCACCGTATCTTGACAATAGAATGGAAATACCACATACTTCACAAGGGCAGACGTAGAGACAAATCTGTGTGTCTGCCCTCTTTCTTAGACATTTTAACAATAGGAGCCTGCTTATGAAAACCATTTTATTCGCGCTGGTATTGAGTTTGTCGGTTGTCGCAATGCCATTGGCAGATCAGCCCAATTACAAGGGTCACGCGATTTCGATGTATGGCGACTTAAAATACGGGCCTGACTTCAAGCACTTCGACTATGCCAACCCCAACGCTCCCAAAGGCGGCACCGTGAAAAGGAGTGCCGGCGGCACCTATGATTGCTTGAATCAATTCATCCTCAAAGGCGTGTCGGCTTATGGCTTGGGGTTGATCTACGATTCATTGACAGAGCGTTCACTGGACGAGCCTTTCTCAGAATACGGTTTGCTCGCAGAATCTATAGAAGTACCGCCCGACCGTTCATGGGCACTCTTCACACTGCGCTCTGGCGCGAGCTGGCACGATGGCAAACCCATTACGCCAGAAGATGTCGTTTTTACTTTTGAAACAATTAAAACCAAAGGCCACCCTTTTTATCGCAATTATTATGCGGATATCAAACATATTGAAAAGGTTGGCGAGCGGCAGGTAAAATTCACATTTGGCGGAAAGGACAATCGGGAATTGCCCCTCATTGTCGGGCAAATGGCGATCTTGCCCAAACACTATTGGGAAGGCAAAAATTTTGAAGAAACAACACTGGAACCGCCCCTCGGCAGCGGACCTTACAAAATTGAAGCACATGAACCCGGGCGTTCGATCACATATCGGCGCGTCGAAAATTATTGGGGCACTGATCTGCCCATAAAAAAAGGGCGCTATAATCCAGACGTCATTCACTACGATTATTACAAAGACAGTACCGTAGCAACCGAAGCACAAAAAGGCGGCGAATTTGATTTTGCATTGCAAAACAACTCCAAGTCGTGGGCAACCGCGTACGATATTCCGGCTGTAGCCGAAGGCAGACTGATTAAGGAATTAATCCCACACGAAAATGGCACCGGGATGCAGGGATTCTGGTTTAACACACGACGCAGCAAATTTGCCGACCCCAAAGTGCGACACGCGCTGGCTCATGCATTTGATTTTGAATGGACCAATACAAATCTGTTCTACGGACAATACGCGCGTTCGACGAGTTATTTTTCCAATACAGAACTCGCCTCGTCAGGACTGCCCCAGGGGCAGGAACTCGAAATATTAGAAGCATTTCGCGGACAGATACCCGAGGAAGTATTCACCTCAGAATACAAGCCGCCCACAACAGATGGATCGGGTAACATCCGCCAGAACTTGCGCATAGCCGCGCGAATGTTAAAAGCAGCCGGATGGTCGGTAAAAGAGGGAAAGCTCACCAACGATGCATCGGGCGAGACAATGATAATTGAGTTTTTAATCAACAACTCGCCCTCCTGGGAACGCATTGTAGGTCCGTACATTCAAAACCTGGAGCGGCTCGGCGTAGAAGCGACAATTAAAATTGTGGATACATCGCAATATCAAAATCGCGTTCAAGAATACGATTTTGATGCTATTGTAAGCCTCAGAGGACAATCGCTAAGCCCCGGCAACGAACAGCGCAATTACTGGACATCGGCAGCTGCGGATGAACCCGGTACGAGAAATTACGCGGGCATCAAAGACCCCGTCGTAGATACCTTGATAGATCAGCTAATCAACGCACCCGATAGAAAAACCCTCGTATCGACCACCCGCGCACTGGACCGCGTCCTCCTGTGGGGTCACTACGTGGTACCGCACTGGCATATCCGCGCACACCGCGTGGTGTACTGGAACAAATTCGGCAAACCCGATATTTCGCCCAGGTACCTGCCGCAACCCTGGCAATATTTCCCCGATACGTGGTGGGTTGATGCTACAAAAGAAGAGG
It encodes:
- a CDS encoding extracellular solute-binding protein, whose product is MKTILFALVLSLSVVAMPLADQPNYKGHAISMYGDLKYGPDFKHFDYANPNAPKGGTVKRSAGGTYDCLNQFILKGVSAYGLGLIYDSLTERSLDEPFSEYGLLAESIEVPPDRSWALFTLRSGASWHDGKPITPEDVVFTFETIKTKGHPFYRNYYADIKHIEKVGERQVKFTFGGKDNRELPLIVGQMAILPKHYWEGKNFEETTLEPPLGSGPYKIEAHEPGRSITYRRVENYWGTDLPIKKGRYNPDVIHYDYYKDSTVATEAQKGGEFDFALQNNSKSWATAYDIPAVAEGRLIKELIPHENGTGMQGFWFNTRRSKFADPKVRHALAHAFDFEWTNTNLFYGQYARSTSYFSNTELASSGLPQGQELEILEAFRGQIPEEVFTSEYKPPTTDGSGNIRQNLRIAARMLKAAGWSVKEGKLTNDASGETMIIEFLINNSPSWERIVGPYIQNLERLGVEATIKIVDTSQYQNRVQEYDFDAIVSLRGQSLSPGNEQRNYWTSAAADEPGTRNYAGIKDPVVDTLIDQLINAPDRKTLVSTTRALDRVLLWGHYVVPHWHIRAHRVVYWNKFGKPDISPRYLPQPWQYFPDTWWVDATKEEALKKN